The Spirosoma sp. SC4-14 DNA window AATAATAGTATTGAAATTCTTTATGTTTATACTATTTTATTATAAGTAATAAGTAGTAGCCCTTTGTGGAAAAGAGAAGCATCTACGACTGTGGACTCTTCCACGTCGTAGATGCCAGTTTAACTTATAAATCTAGAGGGTTGTTTTATACACGCAGATCCAGCAAGCGTTGCTCTAACGCCTGAACCTTGGCTTCGGCATCGGCAAGTTTCTGGCGTTCACGATCTACAACTTCCGGCTTGGCATTCGCTACAAATTTCTCATTCGCTAGTTTTTTCAGGATTGATTCACGGAACCCAAGGTTATACTCCAGCTCTTTCTGGGTGTTAACTATCTCCTGTTCGGTATCGATTTCGCCAGCCATGTCAACGAAAAACTCATCACCTTTAATCAGGAACGAAATGCCATTGGCTTTCTCGGATACATAGCTGATTTCAGACACATTAGCCATCTTCTGAACTAGAGGTTCCAATGACTGGAAGCGCTCAGGAGCAGTAGTTTTTATTGCCAGTGGCAATCCGGTTTTAGGTGAAATCTGTTTGGCATTCCGAATGTTTCGAACATTGGTGACGACATCGAATAAGATATCGAAATCGGCCAGTATTTGCGAATCGGCAGCGGTTGCTTTAGGGAAAGCTGCAATGCAAATACTGTCGCCTGGCTGGCGCTCCCGAATTTCCTGCCATATTTCTTCCGTAATAAACGGCATAAATGGATGCGCAAGAGACATCAGTCGTTCGAAGAAATTGATGGTAGCCTCATACGTAGCACGGTCAATGGGTTGTTCGAAGCCAGGTTTTATCAACTCCAGATATTGCGAACAGAAATCGTCCCAGATAAGCTTGTAAATGCTTTGTAGAGCATCCGAAATCCGGAATTTACTGAAATGATCTTCCAGGTCAATTAGTGTTGTGCTAAGCTTCGACTCGAACCAGCGAATTGGTAGAGATGCAACGGACTGCGTCTCAAAAGGGTCAGCCGTTGAAACCGTCCAGCCTTTAACCAGCCGGAATGCATTCCAGATTTTATTGCTGAAGTTACGGCCCTGTTCGCACAGCTTTTCGTCGAACAGTAGGTCATTACCGGCTGCTGAACTAAAGAGCATACCCGTCCGTACACCATCGGCTCCGTATTTTTCAATGAGATCGAGTGGATCGGGCGAGTTGCCTAATTGCTTCGACATTTTACGGCCCTGCTTGTCGCGAACCATACCCGTAAAATAAACATCTTTAAAAGGCCGCTCTCCCCGATATTCGTAGCCAGCAATAATCATTCGAGCCACCCAGAAGAAAATAATATCGAAACCCGTAACGAGCGTATTGGTCGGATAATAATATTGGATGTCGGCATTATTCGGGTCTTTTAGGCCATTAAAGACCGACATTGGCCAGAGCCACGACGAAAACCAGGTGTCGAGTACATCTTCGTCCTGCGTCAGATCGGCTTCTGTAAGGGCAAACAACTGATAATCGCGCTGAGCTTTCCGTAGGGCGGCACGCTTATCTTTAGCAACGATAATGGTACCATCCTTCATATAAAAAGCCGGAATACGCTGGCCCCACCAGAGCTGACGGCTAATACACCAGTCGTGCGGATTCTCCATCCAGGAACGATACATGTTCTTGAATTTTGGCGGATGGAGTTGAATGGTATCGTTCATAACGTTCTCGAACGCGGGTTTCGAGATTTCGTCCATTTTCAGGAACCACTGCAACGACAGCTTCGGCTCAATTACGGCATTGGTGCGCTCCGAGAAACCAACATTCGATTTGTAGTCTTCGGCTTTTTCCAGATTGCCCGATTCTTCGAGCATTTTGATAATGGCTTTCCGGGCCGCAAAGCGATCCTGACCAACCAGAATCTGCGCTTTTTCGTTTAGTGTGCCATTATCGTTCAGAATATCCAGAACCGGCAGATTATGCTTCATGCCGAGCGTATAGTCGTTCGGGTCATGGGCAGGCGTAACTTTAAGGCAGCCCGTTCCGAAATCCATTGTCACATACTCATCAGTGATAATGGGAATTTCACGGTTAATAAGCGGAATAATGGCTTTTTTGCCGTGCAAATGCTTATACCGCTCGTCGTTAGGGTTAACGGCAATGGCAGCATCAGCCATGATCGTTTCGGGCCGTACGGTAGCAATAGTGATATAGCTGGAGGCCTGGGGCTCAGGGCTTAGGGGGCCACCCTCGGCAATTTGATACCGAATGTAAACCAGCTTTTGCTGAACCTCTTTGGTTATAACTTCTTCGTCCGAAACGGCTGTCAGGCCCTGAGGGTCCCAGTTAACCATGCGGACGCCCCGGTAAATCTTACCTTTTTCGTACAGATCGACGAATACATCGATAACCGAGTCGTATAGATCAGGCTCCATTGTAAAGCGGGTACGATCCCAGTCGCAGGATGCACCGAGCTTACGAAGTTGCTGAAGAATGATGCCGCCGTATTTGTGAGTCCATTCCCAGGCATATTCTAAAAACTGATCACGAGTCAGATCGTGCTTGCTGATGCCACGCTCTTTGAGCATGCCAACGACTTTAGCTTCCGTAGCAATACTGGCATGGTCGGTACCGGGCACCCAACAGGCATTTTTTCCTTCCATACGCGCCTTCCGGATCAGTACATCCTGAATCGTATTGTTGAGCATATGCCCCATGTGCAATACGCCTGTTACGTTGGGAGGAGGAATAACAATAGTGTAAGGCTCCCGTTCGTCGGGAGTCGATTTGAAAAACTGGTTATCAATCCAGTATTGATACCATTTTTCTTCAATGTCCTGCGGAGTGTATGTCTTTGAAATCATAAAGCAGTCAAAACGAATGACTTTTCTTCAACCATTAAACCGAATCTGGATAGAAAAGGAGCCGTATTCACGGAAAGAAAGGCAAAATTAGCTAAATTGGATAGGGCGTAAAAACGAAAGACGTTCTTTCCTGGTTTTAGCACTACACTTCATGGTTCGTCTATGGAATTCGGAAAAGTACATAATCTCGACGTTATCAACCTGACACTACCGCCGGGCCCTTCGTTTAATGCCCGTGTGTGGGCAGGTATTGAGCCGACCAGTCACCCTTCGGTATTCATCGGTGGACCAATCTGGGCCAACAAAGATTATGTTGGCAAAGTATATCCTTCGAATGCAAAGGAGCGTGATTTTTTGCATTACTATACCCGGCAGTTTAATACCATTGAATTAAATCTGACCCATTATCAGATTCCGACGGTCGGTATGATTGAAAAATGGAAAACCGAAGCAACCGAAGGCTTTACCTATTGCCCAAAGTTTCCACAGGTAATTAGTCATGAACGGCAACTGGTCGCTACTGAAGCATTAACCGAAGAGTTTGTGAACGCGGTGTTGGGTCTGGAGGAGTTTCTGGGTATGGCATTTCTGCAAATGCCCCCTTCGTTTAGTCCCGAAAAATGGCCATTGCTGGAGTCATATTTAAAAAGCCTGCCCGACGAACTGGATGTGGCCGTAGAATTTCGGCATCCTGACTGGTTCAATAAATCATCAATCTGGCAACAAACTCTCGAAGGGCTTCATGCCCTGCATCGGCATGTGGTGATTACCGATGTAGCCGGTCGGCGCGATGTATTGCATATGAGCTTAAGCAGCCCAGTTCTGACGCTTCGGTTTATTGCCAATGAAGGCCATCCAACTGATTATGTACGGACAGATGCCTGGATACAACGGCTGAAAACCTGGTTTGAAAAAGGACTACAAACGGCTTATTTGTTCATTCATGGCGGGGGAGACAACGATACGGCTCCCGAACTGATTCGGTACTGGATTCGGGAATTAAATAAACACTGTGGTCTGAATTTAAGAGAGCCCGTACTACAGCCCAAAGTTGTGCAGGGTAGTTTGTTTTGATTTGCACGACGAACCGTTTACCTTTGTTTCATGATTTCAGCAACTACAAACCATCGGCATCACCATTCTGGGCGGTAACGCAGCAGAACAAGACGCTCGTGTTTGTGAGTTTTGGAACGAAAATCCTAATTACACAATATACCCGGCCCGGTTCTGCTACAGAGTCGGGTTTTTCGTTTTTATTCGTCGAATGCTGGCTATCGAACAGCCTCAATCCAAAACAATGAAAACTGTCATTATTAAATATAACGCAGGTAATGTCCAGTCGGTAATGTACGCGCTGGAAAGACTGGGGGCAAGCTATCTGCTGACCGACAATGAAGCCGAAATCCGCTCGGCCGATAAAGTGATTTTTCCGGGCGTAGGTGAAGCCAGCACCGCCATGGCTTATCTGCGCGAGCGTGGTCTGGATAAACTGATTCCATCGCTGAAACAGCCTGTTCTGGGAACGTGCGTCGGTATGCAGCTCATGTGCCGCTACTCCGAAGAGAACAACACAACCTGTATGGGTATTTTCGACATCGATGTTCGGCGATTTCCTACCCACCGTGACGACGACCCTGCTCGCTTTAAAGTGCCGCACATGGGCTGGAATAGCATTCACTCCCTACAAGGGCCATTAACACAAGGACTGTCGGAAAACGCCTACGTTTACTTCGTACATAGCTACGCAGCCGATATATGCGCCGAAACCACTGCAACCTGCGATTATGTGCGGCCATTCAGTGCCATGCTGCATCGCAATAATTTCTACGCAGCACAGTTTCATGCCGAAATCAGCGGTGATGTTGGCCAACAGATTCTGGAGAATTTTTTGAACTTGTAACGCGGACAGTCGTCCGCATTGTCCATGTATATAATACCTGCAATTGACCTAATCGAAGGCAAAGCCGTTCGCCTGACCCAGGGCGATTATAGTCAGAAAAAAGAATACAATGCGCGTCCGCTGGAGGTAGCGCAGCAGTTCGAAGATGCGGGGCTTACTCGCTTGCACCTTGTTGATCTCGATGGCGCTAAAGAAAAACGTGTAATCAACTGGAAAGTATTGGAGTTGATAGCCTCGAAAACTAGCCTGCATATTGATTTTGGTGGAGGAGTGCAGTCGGACGATGATCTGCGGGTAGTTTTCGAGTGTGGCGCTAAACAGGTAACGGGTGGTAGTATTGCCGTGAAAAAGCCGGAAGTAATGGAACGGTGGTTGTCTCGACATGGTTCTGAGGCCATTATTCTGGGTGCCGATGCCAAAAACGAAAAAATTGCCGTTAGCGGTTGGGAAGAATCGACCGAAGTATGGGTCTACGATTTTGTGGAAAAGTGGGTCGACAAAGGTGTTAAGTACGTAATCAGTACCGATGTGGCAAAGGACGGTCTATTGCAGGGGCCATCCTTTGAACTCTACCGAAACTTACAGGATCAGTTTCCCACGCTGAACATCATAGCGAGTGGTGGAGTCAGCAATATGGCCGATATCGAAACGCTGGCCGATATGAATCTCTTCGGTGTTATTGTCGGTAAGGCCATTTACGAAGGCCGCGTGACATTGAAGGAATTAAGTCGATTTATGGGAATCTAAAAATGAGTACCATGAAAGGTTGGTATGTTGGCTTATTTATTGGTTTCAAGGTATTATGGAATGTACATGCATCAGGTATGCAACCTAAACCATTGTCAATGTATCGCTTTATGGGGTTAGCTAATAAGATTGGTTTGAAACCTCCCATGCTAAAATCTGGTGAGTTTGAAGTTCGAATCTGGAACCAAAAATCGTTTCAGTATGGCGAAGCGCAGATACTTTATGTACTAACAAGCCACAGGGATCGGTTTGGTCTGGTTAAATATGTGTTCAAGTCTGGTAAGAAAAGGCTAAAATCTAGCAAAAAGCTTAAACCTGATAAGCCTGTTACAGATAGCCTATGGTATCAATTAGCCCAACAAGATATTTTAGCATTGCCTGATGAATCTGCAATCGAAAGTCAACTACGCCCCTATCATGACACATCTACATGGGTCACTGTGGAAAAAGATAGTAGTATCAGCATTAGAGGACATAAAAGGGAAAAATCTGTCTGGATTTTAGATGGAGAAAGCTACTATTTTGAGGTATTCGGCCAGGATAGTTATCGAACCTATACCTATAGTAATCCCAAATCATACTTACACGCTAAACCCCAAATAACTCAGCTACAAAAAGTGGTTTGCATTCTGAATTCAATAGAGTCGAGATTTCTTCCCTCCAGTAAATAGCCCTACTTAATCAAATTTATGCTTGAAGACTACACCATCAGCACCGATAAAGCGAAACTTAACATTGACCTAATTCACCAGTTTCTGAGCAAAGAGGCTTATTGGTGCCCGAATATTCCCATTACTATTGTTCAGCAATCAATCGAAAACTCTCTTTGCTTCGGTGTTTATTGGGGCGACCAACAAGTAGGGTTCGCCCGTGTTGTGACTGATCAGGCAACGTTCGGCTACCTGGCTGATGTATTCATTTTGCCGGAACATCGGGGTAAAGGCTTATCGAAACAGCTAGTAGCGTTTATTATGGCTTATCCGGCTTTACAGGGATTGCGCCGGATGATGCTGGTTACCCGCGATGCACATGGATTATATGAGCAGTTTGGCTTCCAGCCCATCGCCAATCCCGAAAATACAATGTCAACCAAAACATTTACCAGTTACTGATGCTTACAAAACGGATTATTCCCTGCCTGGATATAAAAGATGGTCGCACCGTAAAGGGAACCAATTTTGTCAACCTGCGCGATGCGGGCGATCCGGTTGCTCTGGCGGCTATCTATGCCGAACAGGGAGCCGACGAACTGGTTTTTCTGGATATTACGGCAACAGTCGACGAGCGTAAAACCCTCATCGAACTGGTTCGGAACGTGGCCCATACCATCAACATTCCGTTTACGGTTGGCGGTGGAATCTCGTCGGTTGCCGATGTGTCGACGCTTCTAAATGCAGGTGCCGATAAAATTTCAATCAATTCCTCCGCCGTTCGCAACCCCGATCTGATCAACGAGTTGGCTCTTGAATTCGGTAGCCAGTGCATCGTTGTCGCAATCGACACCCGCTGGATTGAGGTAGAGAGCTTAGAGCAAGGGGCAAAGGGCGAAGGGCATAGGGTAGAGGGCGGAGTGTCAACCTTCAGCTCCCAGCCCCTTGCTCTCAGCCCTCAGTCCTTCGCTCATATCGTCCATACCCACGGAGGCCGTAAGCCGACGCATCTGCGCACTATAGCCTGGGCAAAAGAAGTAGAGGAACGCGGGGCTGGCGAAATTTTGCTAACGTCGATGGATACCGATGGCACTAAAGCCGGGTTTGCGCTTGAACTGACCGCGCAAATTTCTGGATCAGCTAATATTCCGGTGATTGCATCGGGTGGTGCTGGTACAATGGATCATTTTGTCGATGTGTTCACAACCGGCAAAGCTGATGCCGGATTGGCTGCCAGCATTTTTCACTTCAAGGAAATCGAAATACCAGATCTGAAAGGCTATTTGCGAGAAAAAGGAATTGAAATGCGATTGTAAGCAGCATCTTGTAGGCCGGTGTTTTCAAACCCACAAGAGGCTGCCCGTGTAGGACATTAAAACTTAAAGCCCAGATCGAGGGCTACAATTCGGCTCTTTGAAACAAGCTGGCTCCCACGCGCTACGTTGATCAGGCCGCGCTGATAGCTCATGCCGATGTTAAATGCATTGTTTTGATTGATTTTGTATTGGACACCGGTTCCCAGGAGCATTTCAACATCACCGAACCCATACTGCCGTCGGTCGCCACCACTTTCGGCCTGATACAAACCATTGCGAGACTGATCGAGGGCATGCTCCGCCAGTTTCAGGCTCAGTAGACCGCCTGTCTGAATATAAAGCCGCATGTTTGGCGCAATATTATTCGCAAACAGCTTTACGGTTACTGGTAGTTGCAGATACTGAAGGTTGTAAACAGACTCTTTTTCGGGCGCGCCCGGATTCCACACAGCTTGCCCAAACGTACCTGGCATTTGAAAACCCGACCGTTTAACTGTATACCAAAGTCCGGTACTGAACGCATAGCGGTTTTTGAAAAAGAAATAGTCGAGCGTTGGCCCAACACTCATCCGGGCACCAATGCCATTGCTGCGAAAACCCGTGTAGTTGCCCGTTCCTTCGGCGGTGTTCATGTTGAGCGAAGGAGCAAACCGAATACTCATTTCAATGAGATGAGTAGGCCAGGCATAGTCTGGACCAGAACCGTAACCGTTGTTTTCATTCGTGTCATTGTCTTGGTTTCGTTGTTGTCGACGCCGACGTTTGCGGTCATCGTCATAGTTGCGCCGGTTCTGGTCCTGGCCATCGTAATTATCGCCCAAAATTTTACGAAACCGTTTTTCAGTTACGCTCGATTCTTTCGTTCTCAATTGGTAGAGTGCAGGCGACGTCGATTGCGCCCAACTGCTGACAACCGTCAGCACAACCAAAATCAACCCTAACCCTGCAACTTTTTTCATAATTTTGCACGTTTTCAATACAGAAAACCAGTGAGTTTCATGCGACTACAAACGGCCTTTGCCGGAATTCTTTGTTTATTCTTCTTTGCTTCGTGCACTAAAAACGAAGACGTTACTCTTATCCGACTTGATCAACAGCTTTTCTCGGGTAAATCTGCCGAAAATGTTCGTGGATTTCTGAATCAACACCCCGATGTTGCTCAATTGTACTTTAACGCGAACGAAGCCGGAAATGATACAGCACTCATCCGAGAATTGACCGACCGGATCAACAATCCGGCGCTCAATGAACTCTATCAGCAAACGGAAGCCGAATTCGGTGATATGGCTGATTTGAAAACACAGCTGGCTGAAGCCTTCACGAAAATCAAAAAAAACTTTCCCGATTTTCGTTCTCCCAAAATTGCTACACTCGTAACGGGCTTTGCTGGCCCCGACATAGTTGTTTCTGACAGCCTGATCATTATTGGTATCGATTATTTTGCTGGCCCTAAGGCTAAGTATCGTCCCCGCGGTCCCGAATTCCCTCAATATATTCTGCGCCGGTATCAAAAAGAGTATATTGCTCCAGCTATTATTTTTGCTCTATCAGACAAATACAATGCCACAAATCGCACTGACCAGACTATGCTGGCCGATATGGTTTATTTTGGCAAGAGCTATGTTTTTACAAAAACCATGCTTCCTGAAGTAGCTGACAGCCTCATTATCGGATATTCAGACAAACAACTTACCGAAACGTTTAATGCCCAGGATATAATTTGGGGACATTTTATTGATAATCAGTTGCTATATCAGACAAATCCGGCAGTAAAACAACGATATTTGAATGAGCGACCCTTTACAGCCGAAATTGGGCCTGCCTGCCCGGGGGCTATTGGCCGGTGGCTGGGCTGGCGAATCGTAAGTATGTACTTCGATAAACATAACGGCGTCGGTATTTCCGATCTGATGCATAATGCAAACGCCCGGCAAATTTTTGAAGAATCGGGCTACAAAGGGCAAACGGACGAATAATCAATAACACCAGGCTTTGGCAATTGACCAGGCAATATTTTTTGACCAAATAACGACTACTCAATAAAGCAGTCGACAGAATTATAACCAATGGCAAAACGAGGACGAGGTTTTGGCGAGGAAGCCAGCGAAGCTGATAAAAAAAAATTAAGCCGTGAAGGCATAAAAAAGGCCCTCAGTATTTTTCAATTTATTAAACCATATCGATTTCAATATGGAATTGGGTTCATCTTTTTGATTCTGTCTACGGGCACAACCATGAGTTTTGGTTTGCTTATCGGACAAATCACCAGTGTGATTCAGGGCAAATCAAATTTTACACTTAACCAGGTTACCCTGTTTTTTGTGGGTGTACTGGTGGCGCAGGCTATTTTCTCGTTCTGCCGCATTTATTTCTTTTCGCAGGTGAGCGAGCGCGCAATGGCCGATGTGCGTCGGGCAACTTATAGTAAAATCATTACGCTTCCGATCACCTTTTTCGAAAAACGACGCGTTGGCGAATTGACCAGCCGTATTTCGGCCGATGTTTCGCAACTACAGGACGTGCTGACGCTGACACTAGCCGAACTTTTCCGGCAGGTGGCTACGCTGACAATTGGTACGGCTATTATTTTCTATGTTTCCTGGAAATTGACCCTGTTCATGCTGGGTACATTTCCGGTTATCATAGTGGCGGCCATGATTTTTGGGCGATTTATTCGGCGGCTATCAAAACAGGCGCAGGATTTGTTGGCACAGGCCAATGTGATTGTTGAAGAAACGCTGCAATCGGTAAACGTAGTGAAGGCATTTACGAATGAGAAAGTCGAAATTAATAGGTACGGTATTGGACTGAACAAAGTTGTAAGTACGGCGCTGAGGGCGGCAAAATTCCGGGGTGTATTTGTATCATTCATCATTTTTGCACTTTTCGGCGGCATTATCGGTGTTGTCTGGTATGGTGGTTCGCTGGTACTATCGAACGAAATGCCTTTCTCGGATCTTCTTACATTTATCGTTTATACAACGTTTATTGGTGGATCGGTGGCTGGCATGGGCGATTTATACGCTCAATTGCAACGCACAATTGGCGCTTCTGAACGAATTCTGGAAATTCTGGAAGAGCCATCAGAAGTGGAGGCCGATGAAGAACGGCCACTGTTTGTGCCGGTTCGGGGCGATGTGCAATTCAATGACGTTCATTTCTCGTATCCGTCGCGGCCTGATGTGCCAGTACTTAAAGGAATTTCGCTGGATGTTGCTGCCGGCCGTAAAATTGCGTTAGTAGGGAAAAGTGGAGCTGGTAAATCAACAATTGTTCAATTGCTGATGCGCTATTATGGCATTGGCAATGGGCAGATTAAGGTTGATGGCCGCGATCTGATGAGTTTCAATATTACCGATCTTCGGAAAAATATTGCCGTTGTTCCTCAGGAAGTAATGCTGTTTGGTGGAACCATTCTGGAAAACATTCAGTATGGAAAGCCCGGAGCCAGTGAAGCTGAAGTTCGTGAAGCGGCTCGCAAAGCCAATGCACTGCAGTTTATCGAATCATTTCCCGAAGGTTTTGAAACCGTTGTGGGCGAACGAGGTGTTAAACTATCGGGTGGTCAACGGCAACGTATTGCCATTGCGCGGGCTATTTTGAAAGATCCGGCCATTCTAATTCTGGACGAAGCAACCAGTTCGCTGGATGCCGAATCGGAACGGTTAGTACAGGAAGCGCTGGATGAGCTAATGCAAAATCGCACAACAATTATTATTGCACACCGGTTAGCTACCATTCGGAAAGTTGATAAGATTTATGTGATTCGTGAAGGGATGATTGCTGAGTCGGGTACGCACGACGAACTGGCCATACAGGAAGACGGTATCTATGCGAATCTGGTTAAATTGCAGTTTGAAATTATAGATTAGGGATTCAGCCTACGGTTGCCATAGACCGAAACCCATAAACCAAATTACCGTTATGACTCCTGCTGCTAAAACCCTGAAAGACTTTAACCTACGCCATACGAATGGCCGGGAAGAAGTGCTGGATTTGTTTCTGAACGCTGGTCATGCACTGGCGCATAACGACGTAGAAAATGGCCTTGGTCCAGATCATGATCGGGTCACGATCTATCGGACACTACGGACGTTTCTGGATAAAGGATTACTGCATAAGGTCCTTGACGATGAAGGAGGCACTAAGTATGCCCTCTGCCGTGAAGCCTGCGCCCATGGCCATCATCACCACGACCATGTTCATTTTAAATGTGAAGCCTGTGGACAAACTACTTGTCTCGACCAGGTTAGCATTCCAACAATCGACTTACCTAACGGCTACAACCGTAAAGAAACAAATTTGCTCATCCAGGGCGTTTGTCAGGATTGTAATAGATGATGCGGGAAAAATCCGCGATTTGACGAATAAAATCGCGGGCTTCTCCCGCGTTACTACATGACCACTGAAACCATTTTTCAGGAACAGCAACAGCAGTTTTTACGGGCTGGGCAGATAGCTCAGCGACAATATAATCAATGGGCGTTCTGGCGCCTTATCTGGTTTTTAGGCAGTGCGGTGGTGTTCTGGCTTCTAATTCAAATGGATGAGCAGTTGGGGGCCGCTTTTGTTTTGCTGGTAGGCGTGGCCGGATTTATGTTTTTACTGAAAAAACACCAGGCTATTCGGGTCGAACGCGACCTAAGTCATTATCTGGCGTTTATTAATCAGGACGAAGCCGCACGCTTGAAACGGCAATACCTTCGCCCAGAGGCAGGCGACCAATTCGCCAATCCGACGCACTTTTATGCGACCGATTTAGATGTCTTCGGCAAACATTCACTGTTTCGGTTGCTGAATCGAACCCATACGTTCGAAGGTCAAAAGCGATTGGCAAACTGGTTGCTGGAACCATCTGGACCCGATGCCATTCGGTTGCGTCAGCAGGCCGCCCGAGAGTTAACTCCACAGCTTGATTGGCGTCAGCAATTTGAAGCCAAAGCCTATCTGGAAGAAACCATTACTCGTTCGCCTGACTTGCTGATCAAGTGGGCAACTGCCGACGTTGTGCCGACACCATCTTATCTGAACCTTGTTCGATTTCTATTTCCTATCATTACATTGGCATTGACCGCTCTGTGGTTTACGGGCTATTTACCAGGAGCAATTGTACTGATGGCATTGGCCGTTCATGGGTTAGTGCTTAGCCAAACGGCGGCTCGGGCAAAAGACGTAAGTGAACAAACATTCGAAATATCGGCGGCATTACGCTCGTTTCGATCTTTATTTGAACATGCCGAACAGTTGAAAGGGAATGCCTTACGATTGCAGGCTATTGGAAAAGCATTGACCTCAACCGACCGGCTGGCTTCGGAAGCAATTGGAAAACTGGCCCAATTGACCGAAGGTTTGAACTATCGGCGAAATCCTTATTTCTACCTCCTATTTGGCATAGCTACTTTATGGGACATCCATTACCTGTTTCGACTGGAGCGCTGGCGGAAAGAACATGGTCCGCATTTGAGTCGCTGGTTCGAGGCTTTGGGTGAGCTGGAAGCCCTAAATAGTTTAGCCGGATTTGCTTATGCCCATCCCGCCTATGCAACCCCCAACATTGTTGAAGACGAATTAATACTCGATTTTGTAGAAGCAGCACATCCATTATTACCACCCGGCCGTAGTATATCTAATTCGCTTACAGTTAGCGGCAATGGTCGAACGATCCTGATTACCGGCTCGAATATGTCGGGCAAAAGCACGTTTCTGCGCACGGTCGGGACGAACGTTGTACTGGCACTTGCCGGAGCCGTTACAAGTGCCAGCCAATTCAGCTGTTCGCCCGTACGGGTGTTTACAAGCATGCGAACGCAGGATTCGCTGGAAGAGAGCACATCGTCGTTCTACGCTGAATTAAAACGCTTGCAAACGCTTATTTATCTCTCCAAACAGTCGGGCCAGGAGCGGGTACCTGTTCTTTATTTCCTGGATGAAATCCTGAAAGGAACTAATTCGGCTGATCGGCATCGGGGTGCCGAAGCTCTAATTCGCCAGCTGCATCGGACCACTGCATCGGGTTTTGTTTCAACGCATGACCTAGAGCTGGGGCAACTCACCGATGCCAGCAACTTTGTCAGAAACTATCACTTTCAATCAGACCTGAAGGATGGAGAGCTACTGTTCGATTATAAACTTCGGGATGGTATCTGCCAAAGTTTTAATGCCAGTCAGCTCATGCAGGCTATTGGTATCGAGATCGATGCCCTTCAGAAGTAAAGCCAATGCCAGCGAAGTTTAGGGCCAATTTGCAGCGTTGGAGCCGGGATTTTCACGTATTTCAAAACCCCAAGCACTAGCCT harbors:
- a CDS encoding DNA mismatch repair protein MutS, coding for MTTETIFQEQQQQFLRAGQIAQRQYNQWAFWRLIWFLGSAVVFWLLIQMDEQLGAAFVLLVGVAGFMFLLKKHQAIRVERDLSHYLAFINQDEAARLKRQYLRPEAGDQFANPTHFYATDLDVFGKHSLFRLLNRTHTFEGQKRLANWLLEPSGPDAIRLRQQAARELTPQLDWRQQFEAKAYLEETITRSPDLLIKWATADVVPTPSYLNLVRFLFPIITLALTALWFTGYLPGAIVLMALAVHGLVLSQTAARAKDVSEQTFEISAALRSFRSLFEHAEQLKGNALRLQAIGKALTSTDRLASEAIGKLAQLTEGLNYRRNPYFYLLFGIATLWDIHYLFRLERWRKEHGPHLSRWFEALGELEALNSLAGFAYAHPAYATPNIVEDELILDFVEAAHPLLPPGRSISNSLTVSGNGRTILITGSNMSGKSTFLRTVGTNVVLALAGAVTSASQFSCSPVRVFTSMRTQDSLEESTSSFYAELKRLQTLIYLSKQSGQERVPVLYFLDEILKGTNSADRHRGAEALIRQLHRTTASGFVSTHDLELGQLTDASNFVRNYHFQSDLKDGELLFDYKLRDGICQSFNASQLMQAIGIEIDALQK